The following proteins come from a genomic window of Leptospira andrefontaineae:
- a CDS encoding esterase/lipase family protein yields MKLGKFAVSFARDTSLGVLSGVKSALTGSFEWCAKSLSQISETPTVNGTRLGEFLKDAGRSLGEAGSKTEEGLSKAFESTAQAMHTALEALSDTESLIQRKVFENISVSSVVGESFAGMITTSEIQASFRLDGKDVSPEDVLADWKKSGSKKPILCVPGLFCDEGLWIKNGEPSFSEILIKENYYPFYLRFNPGAHISENGSKLLELVRKVLEDPELKNKKLDVVSYSQGGLVFRSALYSSKKEGNPLSSNIQKVLFISSPDGGSYIEKVGFWLGLGAEALPVFPVQLVGYIGNQRSEAMKDLSHGIIREEDWKEGTHLGRYGKDKYFGELDDVDAYQIYSFVSEEEGDWSSWIGDGIVEKPSLTLFSDSVFRKKPNPETRVKILKGLSHYQIMPSPELREYFLKIFLGK; encoded by the coding sequence ATGAAGTTGGGAAAATTCGCAGTTTCATTCGCAAGAGATACTTCTCTCGGTGTATTATCGGGAGTTAAATCTGCACTCACAGGTTCATTCGAATGGTGTGCGAAAAGTTTATCCCAAATTTCGGAAACACCTACAGTAAACGGAACCAGACTTGGAGAATTTCTGAAGGATGCAGGAAGATCTTTGGGGGAAGCAGGAAGTAAAACGGAAGAAGGTTTATCTAAAGCGTTCGAATCTACTGCACAAGCAATGCATACCGCATTAGAAGCATTGAGTGATACGGAATCTTTAATACAAAGAAAGGTATTCGAGAATATTTCCGTTTCTAGCGTAGTGGGAGAATCTTTTGCAGGAATGATCACTACTTCCGAGATCCAAGCATCTTTTCGTTTAGATGGAAAAGATGTAAGTCCAGAAGATGTATTGGCAGATTGGAAAAAATCCGGATCTAAAAAACCGATCCTCTGTGTCCCTGGCCTATTTTGTGACGAAGGGCTTTGGATTAAAAATGGAGAACCATCTTTCTCCGAAATTCTGATTAAAGAAAATTATTATCCTTTTTATCTTAGATTCAATCCTGGAGCTCATATTTCGGAGAACGGATCCAAACTTCTGGAATTAGTAAGAAAGGTTCTGGAAGATCCTGAACTAAAGAATAAAAAATTAGATGTGGTCTCATATAGTCAAGGTGGTCTTGTTTTTAGAAGCGCTCTTTATTCTTCTAAAAAAGAAGGAAATCCGCTTTCTTCTAATATTCAAAAAGTATTATTTATAAGTTCTCCGGACGGAGGATCCTATATTGAAAAAGTAGGATTCTGGTTGGGTCTTGGAGCTGAGGCTTTACCTGTGTTTCCTGTACAGTTAGTCGGTTATATAGGAAACCAAAGAAGTGAAGCAATGAAGGATCTTTCTCACGGAATTATTCGAGAAGAAGATTGGAAAGAAGGAACACATCTAGGTAGATACGGAAAAGATAAATATTTCGGAGAGCTGGACGATGTGGATGCTTACCAAATCTACAGTTTTGTTTCGGAAGAAGAGGGTGATTGGTCTTCTTGGATCGGAGACGGCATTGTAGAAAAACCAAGTCTTACTTTGTTTAGCGATTCTGTCTTTCGTAAGAAGCCCAATCCTGAAACTAGAGTTAAGATCTTAAAAGGTTTATCTCATTATCAGATCATGCCTTCTCCTGAGTTGAGAGAATATTTCTTAAAGATCTTCCTAGGAAAGTAA
- a CDS encoding response regulator, protein MNQSGNYDILYAEDNPNDAELTLRGFRKNNLVNQVFHVKDGEEALEFLFCRGRYEGRESGGKPLFILLDLKMPKVDGLEVLREIKSDEKLRTVPVVMLTSSAEEKDIVESYKLGVNSYIIKPVEFEKLIITVSEIGQYWCILNKSVH, encoded by the coding sequence ATGAATCAATCGGGAAACTATGATATACTTTATGCGGAGGATAATCCGAACGATGCAGAACTTACTTTGAGGGGTTTCAGAAAAAATAATTTAGTAAATCAAGTCTTTCATGTCAAAGATGGAGAGGAAGCTCTAGAATTCTTGTTTTGCAGAGGGAGATACGAAGGCAGAGAGTCGGGCGGAAAACCTTTATTCATATTATTAGATCTAAAAATGCCAAAAGTGGACGGTCTCGAGGTGCTAAGAGAGATTAAGTCCGACGAAAAATTAAGAACGGTCCCTGTAGTAATGTTAACCTCTTCCGCAGAAGAGAAAGATATAGTAGAAAGTTATAAACTAGGCGTAAACAGTTATATAATTAAACCTGTTGAATTTGAAAAGTTAATCATAACAGTATCTGAAATTGGACAATATTGGTGTATATTAAATAAATCGGTGCATTAA
- the lvrB gene encoding hybrid histidine kinase/response regulator LvrB, giving the protein MKTLKFLFLEDSSTDLELIQRELKRGGVEYIPVHVQDRDEYLKAIEDEKPDFIFSDYSLPNFDGLSALTIAKEQCPSTPFIFVSGTYGEDAAIQTLTRGATDYVLKDRLVKLVPALRRAIREIEEHKALRRAEQEKFEIEEQLRQSQKVEAMGFLAGAMAHEINNPIMAIIDYAQLISKGEMDIDKAQKIASKIKQEGERISVMVKDLLRFARQEKGTFEPVSVFALISKTRSIAEQRLKMSRIQLDLDVHTNLPSVMCKEGQILQVLLNLINNGIDALNQRYPEYDENKRMTISAKPEEIGGKPWVRITVEDLGSGIPQEIGKSIFNTFFTTKGVDKGTGLGLSVSLGIVKEHGGFLSFESSANEYTRFFLDLPAV; this is encoded by the coding sequence ATGAAGACGCTAAAGTTCCTTTTTTTAGAAGATTCTTCTACCGATCTAGAGCTTATCCAAAGGGAATTGAAAAGGGGAGGAGTAGAGTATATTCCTGTCCATGTTCAAGATAGAGATGAATACCTAAAGGCAATCGAAGACGAGAAGCCTGATTTTATTTTTTCGGACTACTCACTTCCTAATTTTGATGGATTATCGGCATTAACCATCGCCAAAGAACAATGTCCTAGTACTCCTTTTATATTCGTTTCAGGAACATATGGAGAAGACGCAGCTATCCAAACTCTGACTAGAGGAGCAACTGATTACGTTCTAAAAGACAGATTAGTTAAACTTGTTCCCGCTTTAAGAAGAGCGATTCGAGAAATAGAAGAACATAAGGCTTTAAGAAGAGCAGAACAAGAGAAGTTCGAAATAGAAGAACAACTCAGACAAAGTCAGAAAGTAGAAGCGATGGGATTTTTGGCGGGAGCAATGGCCCATGAGATCAATAATCCTATCATGGCGATCATTGACTATGCACAGTTAATCTCTAAAGGAGAAATGGATATAGATAAGGCCCAAAAGATCGCTTCTAAGATCAAACAAGAAGGGGAAAGAATTTCCGTAATGGTAAAAGATTTATTAAGATTTGCCAGACAGGAAAAAGGAACCTTCGAGCCCGTAAGCGTTTTTGCTTTAATATCCAAGACACGTTCTATTGCAGAGCAGAGATTAAAGATGAGCCGTATCCAATTGGATTTGGACGTGCACACTAATCTTCCTTCCGTAATGTGTAAGGAGGGACAAATACTCCAGGTCCTTTTAAATCTAATTAATAACGGAATAGATGCATTAAACCAACGTTATCCGGAATACGATGAGAACAAAAGAATGACCATCTCCGCAAAACCGGAAGAAATTGGTGGTAAACCTTGGGTAAGGATCACTGTAGAAGATTTGGGTTCAGGGATTCCTCAGGAAATCGGTAAATCCATCTTTAATACATTCTTTACTACTAAAGGAGTAGATAAGGGAACTGGGCTCGGACTTTCTGTTAGCCTTGGTATAGTGAAAGAGCATGGAGGTTTTCTTTCCTTCGAAAGTTCTGCCAATGAATACACCAGATTTTTCCTAGATTTGCCCGCAGTCTAA
- a CDS encoding ATP-binding protein, which produces MFFLIMLSYDSKLRFGVVGIGFLGLLIGVSSWISNRNLTQSKDWESHTFSVLSRLESLASSVKESKIRFLLFLASGKKEDLEYYKTEKQNLFFKMGELKYITRDNTLQQASLLELEKLLTKKEELVQKIGHFTFKNKETNTENAILENEIDRLIEKLKEKEVSLLSERVHDSKIKEKITDWILFLSISFNILILAVLYRFLKKESDRRIEAENVLFEKNNLLEHTLSEKEESYKEILMIKSALDCASSNIMIADNDLNVVYTNRSVVNMFQAAKENIRNEYPDFSPEALLGSCIDSFHSHPEKQRYILSTFTNTYKSSISIGGRQFNLSADPVIGSSGERLGSVVEWLDVTERNLREFQINQLNQDLEENIRKLEYANRELEAFSYSVSHDLRAPIRGIDGFTKIMLEDYSAVLEPEPLRLLNVIATNSKFMGQLIDDLLAFYRVSKLEPKSDSINMKHMVSDSIEIINQEYGSRSPIVEISELPPVKGDASMLKQVWLNLISNAYKYSSKSQNPFVEIGFLNGEGNRTFFVKDNGVGFDDQYSHKLFKVFQRLHSNEEFTGTGIGLAIVDRIVQRHGGKVWAEGKMGQGATFYFTIPSKD; this is translated from the coding sequence ATGTTTTTCCTTATCATGCTTTCATATGATTCTAAACTAAGATTCGGAGTTGTTGGGATAGGTTTTTTAGGCCTATTGATCGGCGTTTCTTCTTGGATCAGCAATAGGAATCTAACTCAATCCAAAGATTGGGAATCTCATACTTTCAGTGTTCTTTCTCGATTGGAAAGTTTAGCTTCTTCCGTAAAAGAAAGTAAGATCCGTTTTTTACTCTTTTTAGCCTCCGGAAAAAAAGAGGACCTGGAATATTATAAAACTGAAAAACAGAATCTTTTCTTCAAAATGGGTGAACTGAAATATATCACCAGGGATAATACTCTCCAACAGGCGAGCCTTTTAGAATTAGAAAAATTACTTACTAAAAAGGAAGAATTGGTCCAGAAGATAGGCCATTTTACTTTCAAGAACAAAGAAACTAATACTGAAAACGCAATATTAGAGAATGAGATTGATCGCCTAATTGAGAAACTCAAAGAAAAAGAGGTCTCACTTCTTTCCGAAAGAGTTCACGATTCTAAAATCAAAGAGAAGATTACCGATTGGATCCTGTTCCTATCTATCTCCTTTAATATATTGATCTTAGCGGTACTTTATAGATTCTTAAAGAAAGAATCAGATCGTAGAATAGAAGCAGAAAACGTTCTTTTTGAGAAAAATAACCTTCTGGAACATACACTTTCCGAAAAGGAAGAGTCTTATAAGGAAATATTAATGATCAAGTCCGCCTTGGACTGCGCTTCTAGCAATATTATGATTGCGGATAACGATCTGAATGTGGTCTACACAAACCGTTCCGTCGTGAATATGTTCCAAGCTGCAAAGGAGAATATTCGTAACGAGTATCCGGATTTTTCTCCTGAGGCATTGCTTGGATCTTGTATAGATTCCTTTCATTCTCATCCGGAAAAACAAAGATATATACTTTCTACATTTACCAATACTTATAAAAGTTCCATTTCAATCGGCGGGAGACAATTCAATTTGAGTGCGGATCCTGTGATCGGTTCTTCCGGAGAAAGACTCGGGAGTGTAGTGGAATGGCTGGATGTAACCGAAAGAAATCTAAGAGAATTCCAGATCAACCAACTGAACCAAGATCTCGAAGAGAATATTCGAAAATTAGAATATGCAAATCGGGAGTTGGAAGCATTTAGTTATTCCGTTTCTCATGATTTACGAGCTCCTATCCGAGGAATAGACGGATTTACCAAGATCATGTTGGAAGATTATTCCGCAGTTTTGGAGCCGGAACCTCTTAGGCTTTTGAATGTGATCGCTACCAATTCCAAATTTATGGGGCAATTGATAGATGACCTGTTGGCATTCTACCGTGTGTCTAAACTGGAGCCGAAATCGGATTCTATAAATATGAAACATATGGTTTCCGATTCGATAGAGATCATCAATCAGGAATACGGGTCCAGAAGCCCGATCGTGGAAATTTCAGAACTCCCTCCCGTAAAGGGGGATGCTTCTATGCTAAAGCAGGTTTGGTTGAATCTGATCTCAAACGCATACAAGTATTCATCCAAATCGCAAAATCCTTTTGTTGAGATAGGTTTTTTAAATGGAGAAGGAAACCGAACATTCTTCGTAAAAGATAATGGAGTCGGTTTTGATGATCAATATTCTCATAAACTTTTCAAGGTATTCCAAAGATTACATTCCAACGAGGAATTCACAGGGACAGGAATCGGACTTGCGATCGTAGATAGGATCGTTCAAAGACATGGCGGAAAAGTTTGGGCAGAGGGAAAGATGGGACAAGGTGCCACATTTTATTTTACAATACCGAGCAAGGACTAG
- a CDS encoding DUF1801 domain-containing protein, with protein sequence MPAKKKSTRTNSSPKRGIKYEDKSPGQPELVPIFNEIKKLMKPYIKGTLKEWGDSKGQYGLVSEMEIEVNGKKKPEVYFAGALVQKGYVGFYFMPVYSEPGLKKILPQELLKCLKGKSCFYIKKNDPLLLSQIKDALKLGYEDYKKKGWVK encoded by the coding sequence ATGCCAGCCAAGAAGAAGTCCACAAGGACAAACTCTTCCCCTAAACGAGGGATCAAATATGAAGACAAATCTCCGGGACAACCTGAACTAGTTCCGATTTTTAATGAGATTAAGAAGCTGATGAAACCGTATATAAAGGGAACTCTTAAAGAATGGGGAGATTCTAAAGGCCAATACGGTTTGGTTAGCGAGATGGAAATCGAAGTAAACGGCAAAAAAAAGCCCGAAGTTTATTTCGCAGGCGCACTCGTTCAAAAAGGATATGTGGGATTTTATTTTATGCCTGTGTATTCTGAGCCCGGATTAAAAAAAATCTTACCACAAGAACTTCTGAAATGTTTAAAAGGTAAAAGTTGTTTTTATATAAAGAAGAACGACCCGCTCCTTCTCTCTCAAATCAAAGACGCCTTAAAATTAGGATACGAAGATTATAAAAAGAAGGGTTGGGTAAAATAA
- a CDS encoding CsaA family protein, translated as MMESTEYTNLVSEKPFADLDLRVGKVIGFELLLDHGEKAYRLILDFGENIGVRKSSEPILSLGEEKDFLGKQTLCVMDYPSAHIARMRAQALFLGFVEEEEEFSKTDAISFVQLAC; from the coding sequence ATGATGGAATCGACTGAATATACAAACTTAGTTTCGGAAAAACCTTTTGCCGATCTAGACTTAAGAGTCGGTAAAGTAATTGGTTTTGAATTACTTCTCGATCATGGGGAAAAAGCTTACAGATTGATCTTGGATTTCGGTGAGAATATAGGAGTCCGTAAATCAAGTGAGCCTATACTTTCTCTTGGAGAAGAAAAAGATTTCTTGGGCAAACAAACACTTTGTGTGATGGACTATCCCTCTGCTCATATTGCAAGAATGAGAGCCCAAGCTTTATTCTTAGGCTTTGTAGAAGAAGAGGAAGAGTTCAGTAAAACTGACGCGATCAGCTTCGTCCAGCTAGCCTGTTAA